The Phragmites australis chromosome 1, lpPhrAust1.1, whole genome shotgun sequence genomic interval cttggtgggccagttgacccggcggagctcgccggTGAACGCTCGGCAGCCCATGCCGTATCCCTCGGTGCCAGCTATGCCCTTGGGGGGTGAACGCCAGCGCGCCAGGGAACCCCGGCGGTcgcgggccggcatagaggaagatTGGTCCTCCGCCTCGGCCTCGCGCCGGGACTCCCGGCGGCGCTCGAGGGTGATGCGCGCATCCTTGACGACCCTCTGCttattgaggtgcaagcggaggtcttgagCTCCCGTCGTGACCGGGGGGAGGGGGCGGCACTTCGtttggagccccccccccccccgggtagTTCTGCCACCACCTGAAGATGCTTCGGCTTTTGTTGCACCGTGGAaggaggtggcacgggaactCTAGGCAAGCACCTACcgatgagccgtgcccaccaagtcgACCACTTCCCATAGCCAACGGCCCTCTGGTGTTACTCCCGCTGCCTGGACACACAGGTGCCTacggagtgcttgcgccgcaagcaaggcactcccagggctggcgtcaccaaAGTTGAGTTTACGCCGTAACGGCGCGCGGCGTTGTCCGGATGCCGACCTTGCGGCAAGGACGATTGCTGCTTGCTGCGGGTTTGGCGGCCCGCCCGCGGCGGTTgcggccctactgggcccagcgcTATTGTCCCCGATGTAGGGAGGCACTGTATCGACCGACTGCAGACACTGCTGACGGCCAGCAAGAGCTGGAGCCCCCTGGGCCACGTTTTCCATTTCCTCTCTCGAATTCGAGTCAGTGCACTGAAGACGATGTCCGCCCAccattttttctgcaaaaaGCAAGGTAGATTCAAggatgcaaccccctaccttgcgcgccagctgtcagtggaagaacaccgcaagcggggatcttgagggaccccctttgagattcggccagggggctggtcctggatctacctcgtatgtggggttaatgcgtgtatatgggacttaggcaggacgaatgatcgtcggctagtgggagtaaatgcaccaaggatttagataGGTttaggccgcacggaggcgtaataccctactcctatgtgtctAATGTGTTATTAATACTCTTGGAATGTCTTTATCTGGATCTCTAGCTCTATGCGTTACAAGGTGCTACTGTTCTACCGGCTGTGTGAAGTCTTGAGCTTCTTGTtgtcttgtttttcttgttggctTGTTGGCTTGAACTTCAAGTCTCTGGTTTCTTGAGCCTCTCCTTTCtacggggaactctgggtactcggggaccaactattcttggccccgagcagcCCCTCTCGAACCTggcccttctcgggtcctcagggaactctgggtactcggggaccaattgttcttggccccgagcagcCCCTCCCGAACTTGGCTCTtcttggatcctcggggaactctgggtactcggggaccaactgttcttggccccgagcagcCCCTCctggacttggctcttctcaggtcctcagggaactctgggtactcggggaccaactgttcttggccccgagcagtccctcccggacttggctcttctcgggtcctcgggaaacttTTGGTACTCAgtgaccaactgttcttggccccgagtactccctcccggacctggcttttCTCGgaccctcggggagatggtccccgagagAGGGTGTCATGTgacactgcgctgtcctggcctcaggacttaGAAACctccggttcccatatcaccgacaatcACATACATATCTTCTTATCTTGATTTTGTGCTTAATATTATCGTGtctaatatttgtgttttttttataaCGTATGAACACTTAGCTAGTGGAGCTCACACGACCAGTTGGTTGGAAGGAAATCATTTTCTGATTCTCTCCAGCGGAACTTTACCCTAAAAATGTGACACACTGCTGAGAAACATGCACACTCTGCTCATGTTTGGATCTGAGGCAGGTCCAACTGAACTTGATACTGGTTTTGTCACAGATGTTTGCTCAGTTCAGAGATTGGTTAATGTGCAGGCGACAAGTGTCTTCCTGCTCCTGATCAAACGGACACAAGaacccagcagcagcaggccaacAAGGCAACAACAACAGGCTTTGGATCGTTTGTTCTGAAATGGAACACTATTATTCTTTCATCAATGTCAATACATGTATACTGTAACGTGGTGATAATAGTAGAAAGTATAAACACACGGCAAAACCTGTCTTATTGCAAGCAAATTCCGGAAGCAGCAATTCATCACAACAAAATACAACGAATTCCCTACTATGGAGAACACTATGGAACAGACGCATTCTCTATGCAAGCTTCAGCAACTCCTCGTCGAACACGGCAGAGTGCTGCTGCTCCACGCACTGCAGCACCAGCCGGATGCCCTGCTTCGGCTTGGGCGGCTTCAGGTAGACGACAGAGGGCACGATGTTCACATCGTCGTTCAGGGTGAACACGTAGCTCGGCTCGCCGAACCCGTAGTCCACCTCATTGAACCCGACATGGCTCCAGTCGGTGACGACGAGCGTGCCATAGTCCAGCGACACGTTGTAGTGGTTCTCCTTGGCACCGCCACTCATCCAGTCAAGGAACCTTGTCGATAGCGCTTCCTTGGCGTCCCTGATTGCTGTCACAATCTCTACAACTGATGCATCCTTCACCTCCTGGCTGGTCTTGGTGAGACCCCCAGGGTACACGCAGTTCCCATAGTAGCCTTCCACGGAAGGCAGCACATTGCTCAGCAGGTGGCGTGTGCTGGCTGCGAAGCCCAGGCGAACCTCCGCATCTGGGGCAAAGTCAATTGCCAAGGCACGGCATTTGAAGATTATGGCGGTGACCACATCAAAGGTGGAGCACTTCTGGTTGGTCTCACTTGCAACCTGGTCCTTGACGCGCTTGATGCTGTCCAGAGAGATCTCAACCACTGACTTCTCAAAGTTGAACGCGGTGAATGATGGTGGCGGGCCGAGGGGTGGCTTAGGTGGGTTGGGGATGGCGTCCCGAGCCCAGATTGGCTTGTTCGATGGCTCAGGGATCCCCCTCGCCATTTCACCAACTGCTTTCAGAAATTGGGCTGCGCCCTGCCCATCAAATACCAAGTGACTGAAGCAAATGCCCACAGCAAATCCACCGCATGTGAACATTGTAATCTGAAcatagagaaaaagaagaacagtGAATCCTTCACGTCACTagcatttaaattcagtaacTAGTAGTCATAACAGAGGTTGTGCAACAAATTCGTAACTTAGATTATGAGACTGTCAAGAAGGTTTAGGGCTGAAACTAAGAATGCATGGCCtggtaaaaaataataataatgcaTATGTACAAAAATATGGCATTGACTTGTACCAGTCTCATCTCCAACATGGGCAATTCACACTCGATTTACAACAATAGTTCAAAGAAATTCAACCTGTCTAAAAGTATGCACCGTAAGCTCCACAGAACAACACATAGTGCCCCTCCAGCGGGGTATGCTTCCATGCCAACTGAATATTATATAATCCTAGATACTCGGATCTTCATCCAATTTAGATACCCAAAGTCAGTTCTTGCTCTAATGTTAAAAAGGACTACTATTTGTCAGTTTGTAAAGCGGATTGGTACCAAGAATCTGCGATGAAAGCTAGAAATAAGGCCCGATGCGCTATAAGTCAACAAGGTAGGCAGCAAGAATAGTAGAATACCAATCACTACTTGGCCAGACTGATCCTTCATCCTTGGAATAATCGTCCTGCCTAATTCTGGTGAAATAGACTAAAGCATTCCCTACCAGGCTACCTGCATTGAACAGAGGCATTCCAATGTTTTCTGAGATTATCTCGGTCGACAACTACTAGCTTAGATCACTAGATCAGCTCAAAAAATTCATGGCCTCGAGCCAATCAGTCCCTCAAGGTAAGCAGTTCATTTTAAGGCCGTCCTGCCTGCCACATTGTGCTTCTCACCTGTACGGCTGTAAGCCATTGCCGCTGCCAGATTTCCTGGTCAACGTTAGTCGTTACCATCCTCTCCCCACAGATCCACACACTCTAGCACTAAACCCCACTCAGATCCAAGACGAAATCGCGCCCAAAATCTAGCTTAAATGATCGAAAGAAGCTACAGAGGCAGGAGATAGAATCTGACCTGCGCGAGGAGCACGGTGTCCTCGACGCGCACCCcgggcggcgggcgcgggagcAGCTCCTCCTTGGGGATGCACAGCGGGCGCTCCAGGAAGCGCGCCTCCTCGAGCGTGCAGCTGGCCTCGGCCTCCACGAACCACACCCCTTCGCCCGTGCACTCGATCTCGGGCTCCCCCAGGACGGGCTCCGCGATGCGGCCCGCGACGGGGTAGTACGGCACGAGCGACTTCGCGAGGCCCTCGCGCATGGCGGCGACTGCCGAGGCGCTCTGCAGGTCCTCCTTCCCGGGCGCGGGAAAGACCTGGATGAAATCGACGGAGACGCGGACGGCGGCGGTCTTGTCGATGGAGGAGAGCGGGAGGGAGCCGCCCGGGGTCAGCTCCGCCGGAGGGACCAGAGACGGCAGTGACCTGGTGACGGTGGGCGCGGCGCCGGCCATTGGCGAGGCGGTGGACGAGGTGAGGTGGTGGTGGATCGCCGGAGGAGGGTGCGTGTGTCGCGGGAGGAAGCGACTAGAATGGTTTGGTGCGAGGGTGGTGTCCTCGTCActtactcttttttttcccgTTCGAGCGGAGGTTGAGCCTTGCCTTGATGTGGAGGTAGGTAGCTGACAAGTGGCAACAAcctttttgtttttatatttttttacactAGATTTTGCAAACATATgtgtttattttgaaaaatagcaCAAGTATGCCTGGTACATGTCGTCTGTTCATAGGGCGACATGtagttatatttatttaatttataaataaaattagaaaTGATTATGAaatagaaaattcaaaaaaattatagttattTTGAATCTATTTCAATCGAATATTGAGTAATCATATCCTCCAATTCATTACATTTGAGATATTTTAAAAAGTGGATTAATCGGACGAAAAGAGTAGAAGCtgacaattttatttgcaaaggtAAACATCTACGATTAGTATAAAGTTCGCGCTATATggttttaaatattataatacTGAGGATAAAACATAGATTCTACTGCGTAGAGTGAAGATATTTCTCAATTCTCTCACATGCTGCATCACACTATTCTTTCTAATGGTATAGGAGAGCTTTACGCTTCTCAAAGTAGTTCCTCATATCTCTTAAGTTCGGTCTCCTGCTTCCTTAAAATATCTTTCCAGAGCGTGTTCCTCCTCTGGCCTTTGAAGATCCTCAAACTTCTGTTTGAATAAAAAAAgcttttattgagtcatttaAGTTAAAGAAGAATTCCTGAATTCAAAATGGCAAGTTCCTTTTCACCCAGAAAAAAGAACCACTTGCATCGAGAATCATCCTACTGGAGAACATTCTTGCTTTGTCTTTCCCTTATCTTGATGCATTCCTATTCTCGTCGCTGACATAACTGTTGCCACTCTCGACATGTTTCTTGCCTCTGGCATGCTTCCACCATCCTAATATCGTACTCCTGTTTAGTTTCGACTTCTAAACAAGGTTGAGGTTGATAAACGTGGTGTTAGGAGTGTAGTTCACATTATAGAATTGGCAGGTGTGAAAGAGTGGAAAAGAGGAATTGTAAGAACCGTCCAAATCACACAGCTTAATCGACAGTGTTGGCTGTCTATAAAGACAAGAGCTAGCACACACCCGTCATTTGATGTGTCAAGTGCTAATACTCATCTAAAAACATCCATCGCAACCACTATTTGATTCAAACGAGAGCAATTTTGGTAGtcccgatatatgctcaacaaaacTCAAGATCACAACAGATAccgtttacaacatagttttatcacaagatatgaatgaagtgcaaagaTTTAATATTACATACCTTGGCAATACTACCAGTTTTTACTTACTATTAGAGTTTTCATACGCGCTAGAAAGTATTAACAAACAAAAGATCAGTGGCGCCATTGCCCAAAAGGTCCCACCGAGATTAGCTCGATTAGACATCTTCTACTCCTACCCATCACCGACATCGGCATGATAGAAATATCCATACACTAGTTCATCTTTACCTAGAACAACTTAaggtagcaccctgagtacaaatatacttgcaagacttacataatatgggtatatactatTCTCAACTCTAAGGACAATACATTTAATCAAATATCAAGGAATAGGCATAAGGTTAAGTTCAGCGAAAAGCATTTTAATCAATATAATGATATGAACAACTAATATTGATCGACAACAATTAAAACCATCAAGAATGTAAACTTGCTCGACTCAACTAAGCATAAACAGATGCTTCTCCTAAAAGCCCACATATTTTCCATCCCACGAACTGAATGAAATTCTACAATTGATGTCCAATAGACATTAAGCAtactcatgactgagagcgtggctattcgaatagttcttacaccctgcaggagagtagttctttacccacacgacatgagacCATCCTCTTAGCACTCGTGATAACCTTTTCTAATTAAGCCCCAACCAATTGAGACATGCGTCTCTCAGTGCGGAGGTCACTTCCAGAGCAATATAGGTGCCTCTACAAGATCACCCATTCACACCAGGTAGATGTTCAAGACAAAAGGTATTCGACTCATCCTTACCATATTTGGATATGTGAAAAGTacaaaaagtgcttaagccaatgacactaatgatcggtgcttaatcgaCTCAAACGGGCCTATGGCATTCAGGACTCCTTTCCTGAACTACCCCTATCACCCGCTCAAATCTCATCTCACCTCATCATAACAAATTTTCAATCTTGTGAAACAATAATTGAGGACCCTATAGCTTGCAAACGATAGACGAACCGTCGCTCGATTTCTATCGATaacatatgcattgctaagcactttagataaattttaagttagatattaACATGATCATCCCCATGTTACCAAGATTGagatcaacaataacaagataAGGATAGATGTAACCagataggttctacccgattGCCGATATCGACTAGCTAAACATACATATACGACATATAGCAATATCTAACAGATTGACGAATAATTtaccaaaatataggagaaatatgatagatgcttgtctGGTGCTTCCTGTTCTTCACTCACGCACTGGTTCGTCTTCATGTTCAAGTACATGACTCTCCAAAATGTTATTTTCTAAATAAAGGAACGATGTATCACAAATGAGTATCATGACATGCGATGAAGGATGCTCTACAATGCATGacaatagtggagatgcaatgcatcatgtcatGAGTTTATAGCATCAATGATTTCTTAATTTGGCTCCTTCACAAAGCATCACTTCTCATTAACttaacaatttatgtttaccttcaattgtattaattacttcCTCAAAGcttcaattatgatgctaatgacgctCATGAATACTTAATGACATATTTAagaattttgggatgtgacaggaACACACCTTAAAATCGGGGTCAATTCCACAACACATGAAGAGCCTCCTACCAAAGGTCTTCACATCAAAGGACGTCGATATCCGGGTTTGGTTACCGCACAAGTACATCAGACGCTCATGCCATTGTGGCACTCGAGGATGTGGTTCCTCCAGGAATTCATGGCATTCTAGTCAAATATAGCATACCAATTTTTGACATTAGTGTATAAttagtaaataaataaagtaacATAAAAAGCAATGAAATGATTATGTTGGAGTATTCAAACTAGAATTAGAAGTAATTTTAAGGTACCCTTGAGTAAATAGAAAATTGAGTCTACTATATATTTCCCTCCATCATCAATTTTTCTATTTGGATGGGATGGTTGCTTGGAGTCCTCTGTCATGATGTTGGCGAAGGATTGAAACTGAAAAAAAGAACCGGATATAGGATACTAACATAGTAGAATAAGACATGCACAATATCTTATACATGTAACATAGTCACTACAATACTCCCTAAACCTTAAATGAGTCCCTGCTTCGAGACGATCCCCATATGCTCATACGGTCTCAGCACCCTATGGCCATGTAGTGAGAGGACCACAGGGCCACGTGAGAGCACCGGGCCACAGGGTGCGTGGAACCCTCCCTGATGACACGCTCTTGGTACTCTATCTTCAAACTCATCAAGCACTGCATGTAGTTTACAGAGAAAAACATGTTAGCACCAATTGCAAATGTGAACTTTATGAAGTACATAATCTATTCTTGACAGAGGTACCTGACTCTCTAGTAGGGGCACGAGATGAGGACCCATCGACATATGTGTAAGATGGCCTCGAGGAGCTAGCGTCGTAGTGCTCAGTGACATCTGTGTAAGATGTCCTAGAGGAACTACCATCGTAGTGCTAAACATACATCGAACGTGGGGATGGGGCAGCCCAAGCATGAACGTCACTGAGGGGTGAGGACTCATAGCAGTGGCCGTCATCGTTAAGGAGGGGTGAGGAGATCGAATAGGAAGTGTCTGAGCCAACCAAGCAGTAGGGGGTTGAGGAGCAACTTCTGCACTGGGGGTACAAGTGAACATCTTCATGATCTTGTGCGCCTCCTTGTAGATCTTGTAGAAGGCCCCACGTATCTCATGGGAAAGGACCTCTATCCCATGGTCTAGCCATTGGAAACTAGCAGCAGCCTCCACCTCTATCTGTTGTATGAGGTCCTTTTGTGAACAAATCTTATGTAGGTTAACACAAGTGCTTTGGAAGTTAAATTTAGGGTAGAACTACTGGTGTTGAAGAAACGTATTGCCCACGATCATGTCTGGTCCATGTGCACCGGTTACACATCTTGCATGTGCGATGCGTGAGTCGGCACCTCGGACGGTGTTGACTCGGATCCAAGTCCAAGTCATAAACTAGGACAGATAATCTATGAAAGCCTGATCAGAGTGGGGCCGGTCCTCTTGAACGACGTCCTCCAACGCGTCATCCTAGAGCTCTATCCAAGTGTTAATCCATGGGCCTCACATGTAGTCATCAAAATATCCTTATGCAACATCTTACAAGACAAGTTATTAAAAGTGGTATGGAACGTTAATGAAGATTGAAAACAATAAATCAAAAAagttatatgtgcatgtgatcAAGCACGATCCGGAGGGGTAGGAGGAACTGCTGGTATAGACCACATTGCCACATCACCCATtgacaaaatgaaaaaaatattgggCTTCCTAAGCGTACATGCCATTAGCAACAAAACTTGACGATAGATTGTTGTGATGCTTTTCTAGTTCAACAAATGTTGTCCACCACTATCGAGAACTCCTAATATTCAACCCACTTTTTCTTAAGGCATGCATAGGAATGGCAATGGGTCGGTTCAGGTATGGGTGGAGCAAAACCATACCTGACCAAAAACCTAGATCTAAACCCGAACCCACAATAGATTATGGGTGCAAATTAACACCGAACCCATGCCCGTCGGGTGCCTGATGAGTTTTGGGCGTCCGTCGGGTTTGGATCTGAAAAATGCAATAAAGACGATCTCCACAACAAATTTCTCTTAGCTCTCTATAAAATTCGAGACACCGATTGTAAATTTAAGAGAAataatcactactacaaaaccgaTCTTATATGACaacccatcactgtcggttactAATGCACCGGTAGTAATGGGGcattactgccggttcataagccacatgGAAAAATCAACCATCATAGCTTGTGAACCGATAgcgataagggtcatcactgccggctcaaatttaaaaccggtagtgatggtaGTATCAGACCCGAGTTTTTACTTCAATCTAATTAAATCTCAGATCCACTCGTCGATCCAGCTAGCAAAAAAATCTATCTCTACCACCCTgtactctctccctcccttatCTCTAAGCTCGTAGCTTATCTCTCAGCTCAACCTTATCTCTTAGCTcaatctctctcctctcaaCCTTATCTCTCGtctctctcaatctctcctctctctccacgTAGCAGCTGTTGCACCAGGCCACCATCTCAGCTTCAATGTAGAGGCCACTGTGCCCGAGAGCTCCGGGCCTCGGGCGGCCTCGCCCCACCCGACGTCCCCTAGTTCTTGGGCGCCACCATGAACTTCAAGTTGGCCATCGACGCCTATGGCGGCAGCAGCGCCGCAAGGGGCACTGATGACGCCCTCAACGACAGAGGATACTAGTATTCTATCCGTATTGCAGCGCTTAGACTTCAATGTGCATTGGCTGTATGGTGAAGCATCAGGATCTAAGTATTAGGTGCCCATTTAGTGGTCAATTTCTGAGTATGTAATATGGTTGCGATTTATTGATTTGTTGTTGCTATCATGGCTGCATTTTTCTGATTTGTTGTTGCAGTCATTCGCTGCGTGAAGTGTTTTTATCCCCTTTTAGGATACGTGTTTGATGTGAATGTGAATGTGAATGTTTGATGCGCACTGAGTTCGATGATGTGAATGTTAGATCTTGCTGTGCACTCGTGGATGAAaccggcggtggtggtggcgcagTGGTGGTCGCTAGACGCATGGCGGCGAAGCGAGCGTAGGGGCTAGCTagcggattttttttttttgtttttggaaaatgGCAATATTGCCGGTGGACTGCGGTCGGCAATGATAGCAATCGGACTATCACTGCACGTTGCGTActgtcggttccaaaaccgATAGTAAAAGTCAATTTGGAACTGATAATGAAGGGCTGTTTTGTAGTATTGAATCCATCAAATCGGAATGTGATGGGAAAACAGACAGACTCGAGAAGAATCAAATGAGTTACTGGTTGAAAACCAGGAGTAATGCCTATCTAATGCGAATAAATCAGTAACTAAGAAATTCTTTGATGTTTACCAGTTTACCTAATGGTCCTCATATAGCCACGGGCAAATATGGAAATTGGTGATTACAAAAGCTAAATTAACTCACCCAATGCCTGCAACCATATGTTATCTTGATTCATTTTGATTCAGTGGCACAAATATTGGCTTGACTTCACGAGGGCAGCAGCCAGCACGTGGATCAGCGTCTTGGCGAGTCCGATGCCAGCTTCTCACTCCACGCCATAGTCTTCTACACCAGTGCCTGCGTCGGATCAGTCACCTCGAGCACGGGTGTTGTGATGGGCGACGACAGCATGCTCGACGACTGAGGCAGAGATAGGGGCATCGACGGCTAGATGCATCTCGATGGGCGGCTGCAACATATGGGGATCGATTGGATCTTGACGTGTGCGTGGTTGGGTGGAGCAGAGTACATGAAACTAGAGCTAGATGAAGTCATGGACCACTAGACCCATGGAGGAGGACTGGTGGAGACGTGGAACTTGGTTTGGCTAGGTCAATTCTATTAGGCTGAGGCTTACTCTATTTCGGGCGGCCTGATGACACCCACGGTGAATTTAAGAACCAAGTCTAGTTCATATCTACTTTTGGTACTCGACCTATTAAACCCAAGGGTGCAATTTTGTACCTGAATCTATGCCCGTCGAACGCAAAACTCGTGGGTACCAAACCCACGGGCTCAATTGCTATCCCTAGGCATGTACCAACCACGGGTAATCCTCATTCACGTAGTTCATGTCATATTCCTTCATGCTGAATTTCACAACAGTGAATTGCCTCTGAAGAGATGTTGCTCATGAAACCACATCATCCTTGACAACCTATATGCTAGGGTACCTAGCCCCTGGCAT includes:
- the LOC133915802 gene encoding acyl transferase 9-like; amino-acid sequence: MAGAAPTVTRSLPSLVPPAELTPGGSLPLSSIDKTAAVRVSVDFIQVFPAPGKEDLQSASAVAAMREGLAKSLVPYYPVAGRIAEPVLGEPEIECTGEGVWFVEAEASCTLEEARFLERPLCIPKEELLPRPPPGVRVEDTVLLAQITMFTCGGFAVGICFSHLVFDGQGAAQFLKAVGEMARGIPEPSNKPIWARDAIPNPPKPPLGPPPSFTAFNFEKSVVEISLDSIKRVKDQVASETNQKCSTFDVVTAIIFKCRALAIDFAPDAEVRLGFAASTRHLLSNVLPSVEGYYGNCVYPGGLTKTSQEVKDASVVEIVTAIRDAKEALSTRFLDWMSGGAKENHYNVSLDYGTLVVTDWSHVGFNEVDYGFGEPSYVFTLNDDVNIVPSVVYLKPPKPKQGIRLVLQCVEQQHSAVFDEELLKLA